A single window of Lutzomyia longipalpis isolate SR_M1_2022 chromosome 1, ASM2433408v1 DNA harbors:
- the LOC129787580 gene encoding insulin-like growth factor-binding protein complex acid labile subunit — protein sequence MNFLRKIIFVEVLCVLVLIGESQGATIPCTKKVYAGFFHSTFTCELNGIDFMDSEESTIEESIYLNHLRILNSSISSLPVRILTRLISLQSVVVKAKLNHIDELSLKKVQSVDFSENEVSSLVEFAFSGCPVVREIDLHGNKITNFPGNIFNNLAQLQSVNLAGNGIKKLPIELFSQTPSLEIFWAQFNLIDELKLEMFAHLTTFKQLDLSHNRLKTIESPKTLLSMKPFLGANLELSFNKLLSLSLLNTDIPAINVSSNHLKKITLGKQCKELYAEHNELEEITMGESIKSLEVINLANNELKNKLGDVCRCEKLQEVILASNGIESIGFCFSGMTTLKELDLRRNKLTHIDYGYFPGHNILETLDLSYNEIEEVDAHVLSLLHNLRNFYLDGNKLQDLPDQLARILPQISTIGLSHNLFPCNRLLTIFRQLKGTKKDIIFNIDKPTVVNTTNIHGIICYNTKENDSAQNPGATSPVTSSFPTEVNASIWREMQKIKFELQDYSSLIWKIVKSHENLRDGIAANFSLLTPSEAAKDKNEEINATAFKILQMSLEQTNTRINQLERRFNATDKMQQISDSGQKNHSIYSLIAIFSAVLVLLVVGIFVWYNSDKICIKYCIYRKISFQQSGESLRTFV from the coding sequence atgaattttcttaggaaaatcatttttgtggAAGTTTTGTGTGTTCTTGTGCTGATAGGAGAATCTCAAGGAGCCACAATTCCGTGCACGAAGAAAGTCTACGCAGGATTCTTCCATTCAACATTTACATGTGAATTGAATGGAATAGATTTTATGGATAGTGAGGAATCAACGATTGAGGAGAGCATCTACCTCAATCATTTGCGAATTCTCAACTCCAGCATCTCAAGCTTACCTGTGAGGATTCTAACGAGACTCATAAGCTTGCAATCTGTCGTGGTGAAAGCAAAACTAAATCACATTGATGAGCTGAGCTTGAAAAAAGTCCAATCAGTTGATTTTTCTGAGAATGAAGTGAGTTCTTTGGTGGAATTTGCTTTCTCTGGATGCCCCGTGGTTAGAGAAATTGATCTGCatggaaataaaatcacaaatttccCTGGAAATATCTTCAACAACTTAGCCCAGCTTCAGTCGGTTAATTTGGCGGGAAATGGCATTAAAAAGCTTCCAATTGAGCTTTTCTCTCAAACACCTTCCCTTGAGATTTTCTGGGCACAATTTAATCTCATTGATGAGTTAAAGTTGGAAATGTTTGCCCACCTGACGACCTTTAAGCAACTGGATTTGAGCCACAATCGTCTGAAGACTATTGAGAGCCCTAAGACACTTCTCTCAATGAAACCTTTTCTTGGAGCAAATCTTGAGTTGagctttaataaattactttcaCTGAGTCTCCTCAACACCGACATTCCAGCAATTAATGTGAGTAGCAATCACCTGAAGAAGATAACACTTGGAAAGCAATGCAAGGAATTGTACGCAGAGCACAATGAGCTTGAAGAAATCACAATGGGGGAGTCAATAAAGTCCCTGGAAGTCATTAATTTGGCCAACAATGAACTCAAGAATAAACTCGGCGATGTATGTCGTTGTGAGAAGCTTCAAGAAGTTATTTTGGCATCAAATGGAATTGAAAGCATCGGTTTCTGCTTCTCAGGTATGACGACGCTGAAGGAATTAGACTTGCGGAGGAATAAATTAACTCACATTGATTACGGATACTTCCCTGGACACAATATCCTTGAAACTCTCGACTTATCCTACAACGAAATTGAAGAAGTTGATGCGCATGTTCTTTCCCTTTTACATAACTTGAGAAATTTCTACCTCGATGGGAATAAGCTTCAGGATTTACCTGATCAATTAGCTCGGATTCTTCCTCAAATCTCAACCATCGGGCTCTCCCACAATCTCTTCCCGTGCAACCGCCTCTTAACAATCTTCCGTCAGCTTAAGGGCACGAAAAAGGACATAATCTTCAACATTGATAAACCAACAGTGGTCAACACAACAAACATCCATGGAATTATCTGCTACAACACCAAAGAAAATGATTCAGCACAGAATCCAGGTGCAACTAGCCCAGTAACATCAAGCTTTCCCACCGAGGTAAATGCCTCAATTTGGCGGGAAATGCAGAAGATAAAATTTGAGCTTCAAGACTATTCGAGTCTCATTTGGAAAATTGTCAAATCCCATGAAAATCTTCGAGATGGGATTGCAGCTAATTTCTCCCTACTCACCCCAAGTGAAGCAGccaaagataaaaatgaagaaatcaaCGCGACAGCTTTTAAAATCTTGCAGATGTCTCTAGAGCAGACCAACACGAGGATCAATCAACTCGAACGGAGATTTAATGCAACAGATAAGATGCAACAAATTAGCGATAGTGggcagaaaaatcattcaatttacaGCTTAATCGCAATTTTCTCAGCGGTGCTCGTTCTATTGGTTGTGGGTATATTTGTGTGGTACAATTCTGATAAGATTTGCATCAAATACTGCATCTATAGGAAGATTTCATTTCAACAATCCGGGGAATCCCTGAGAACGTTCGTTTAA